Within the Nocardioides humi genome, the region GAGGGTGAGGTCAGCACCCCGGGCCGGGACAACCAGAACAACTACGTCCTGTTCTCCGCCGGCGGCCTCGACTTCGTCGCCGTCGGGCTGTCGTACGGCGTCACCCAGGCCGAGGCCGACTGGGCGAGCTCGGTGTTCGCCCGCTACCCCGACCGCAACGGGATCCTGCTGACGCATGCCTACATCGCGCCCTCGACCGCGCCGGACGGACGCGGCGCCAGCTTCTCCGGCGACGGCTCGAAGCTGTACGACGAGGTGGTCACCGCCAACCCGAACGTCTTCTTGATCCTGGCCGGCCACGAGCACGGCGTCGGGACCAACCTGAAGACCGGCATCGGGGCGACGGTGCAGCACAACGTCGTCGAGCTGCTCGCGGACTACCAGTTCTACAAGGTGTCCGCGGGCGAGCTGTGGCCCGACCTGGTCGACAGCGCCGGCAATATCGACCTCGACGGCGACGGCGCCACCGACCACAAGGCGAGCGACCTGCTCCAGTTCGGCGCCAGCTGGCTGCGGCTGCTGCAGTTCGACGTCGACCGGTCCGAGGTCAGCATCGACACCTACTCGCCGATGTTCGACGACTTCGGCGCCACCGAGTACGACGACCGCAACCGCTACAACGGCGCCGAGGACAACCTGGTGCTGCCGGTGGACCTGTCCAGCCGGAGCACGACGTTCTCGACCGACGGCCTGACCGTGGTCACGCCCACCGACACGGTGATCGGCACCCAGACCGCGAGGTCGGGCTGGCCGGCCACCGTGGAGTGGCGGGGCCTGGCCGAGGGCGAGGTGTACGCGTGGACGGCCGAGAGCCGGGTCGCGTCGTCGGGTGAGCAGATCGGCGCGATCCGCCAGTTCGGCACGGTGTTCCGGGCGAGTGCCGCCGGCACCGACGTGACCGCGCCGACCCTCGAGGTCCCGGACGGCACCACCGTCCGGGTCGGGGAGAGCTTCGACCCGCTCGCCGGGGTGAGCGCGACCGACGACACCGACGGCGACATCACCGACCGGGTCCAGGTCGTCGGGGAGGTGGACACCGGCACGGCGGGCAGCTACGCCCTCACCTACGTCGTGGCCGACGCCAACGGCAACCAGGTGGTCGCCCCCCGCGTCGTCCGCGTGGTCGAGGCGGTCGACGACCGCACGGTCACCACGGTGTCGGTGGGCAATGTGTCGGTGGCCTTCGGCCAGGAGCTCACGCTGACCGCGCAGGTCGGGCCGTCCGCGGCCACCGGCCTGGTCCGCTTCCTCAACGGCGAGGAGGTGCTCTGCGAGGCGAGCGCCGCGGGCGGCGTCGCGACCTGCACCGTGCGGACCCTCCCGCCGCCGGGCGACTACGTGATCGTGGCGTCCTACGCCGGCGACGAGGACCACCAGGAGTCGCAGCGCTCCTTCGTCCTCGCCGTCAAGGACGCGCCGGTCGCCGGCAAGGCCGACCCGCAGCTGCGGGCGAAGGCCAAGAAGGCCACGCTCGCCCGGGGCAAGGCGCCGGTGCTCAAGGCCAAGCTCGCTCCCGGGGCCACCGGGAGGGTCGTGTTCAAGAGCGGCGGTCGCACGCTGTGCGTCGCGAAGGTCCGTGACGGGGTCGCGAAGTGCAAGGCCCCGAAGAGCCTGCGACCGGGCATCTGGAAGGTCAAGGCGAAGTACGCCGGCGACGCGTCGTACACGGCGGACAAGGTGGTGTTCACCTTCCGCAGGCGCTGATCCGCCGTCCGACGACCGCCGCCCGGCGGGCCTCCTGAGAGGTCCCGCCGGGCAGCGGTCTCATTATTTGGATACGCGTCTCGCCATTCGGAACACCGAGTTCGTGGATCCCGGAAAGCCGCCTAGTCTCTTCCTCATGTCGACGACTCTGCTGCTGACCAAGCGGCGCGCGGTGGACAACTGCCGCGTCAGCTCGGCGCTGTGTCGACCCTGCTGACGGGTCTCTGAGTCCGGCCACTCGGCCCCCTCGCCCGTCGCCTTCCGTGGCGCTTCCGCGCCCAGGCGTCGTCCTGTGCGTGCGTTGCGCTGCCGCAACAGCAATGTCGTACCGCACCATCGCAACCACCACGAAGGAATCATCATGAGCCGCGAGAACTCGCTCGTCTCCGTCCAGTGGGTCGAGGACAACCTCGACAACGACAAGGTCGTCCTCATCGAGGTCGACGAGGACACCTCGGCCTACGACAAGGGCCACATCAGGGGCGCCATCAAGCTCGACTGGACCACCGACCTGCAGGACCAGGTCCGCCGCGACTTCGTCAACAAGGCCCAGTTCGAGGCGCTGCTGTCCGAGCGCGGTGTCGCAGGCGACGACACCGTCGTCCTCTACGGCGGCAACAACAACTGGTTCGCCGCCTACGCCTACTGGTACTTCAAGCTCTACGGCCACGCCGACGTCAAGCTCATGGACGGTGGACGCAAGAAGTGGGAGCTCGACAGCCGCGAGTTGACCGAAGAGGTCCCCACCCGCGCCGCGACGACCTACACCGCGCAGGAGCAGGACACCTCGATCCGCGCCTTCCGCGACGAGGTCGTGGCCGCGATCGGCACCCAGAACCTGGTCGACGTCCGCAGCCCCGACGAGTTCGCGGGCCGCCTGCTCGCCCCGGCCCACCTCCCGCAGGAGCAGGCCCAGCGTGCCGGCCACATCCCGACCTCGGTCAACGTCCCGTGGAGCAAGAACGCCAACGACGACGGCACCTTCAAGTCCGACGACGAGCTGAA harbors:
- a CDS encoding putative leader peptide translates to MSTTLLLTKRRAVDNCRVSSALCRPC
- a CDS encoding sulfurtransferase yields the protein MSRENSLVSVQWVEDNLDNDKVVLIEVDEDTSAYDKGHIRGAIKLDWTTDLQDQVRRDFVNKAQFEALLSERGVAGDDTVVLYGGNNNWFAAYAYWYFKLYGHADVKLMDGGRKKWELDSRELTEEVPTRAATTYTAQEQDTSIRAFRDEVVAAIGTQNLVDVRSPDEFAGRLLAPAHLPQEQAQRAGHIPTSVNVPWSKNANDDGTFKSDDELKALYDEVGFDETKDTIALCRIGERSSLTWFVLQEILGKKNVKNYDGSWTEYGSLVGVPVVLGDEPGSL